CCCGGGCAGCAGCGCGCAGTGCAGCTCCAGCATCCACCGTTCCTGCATCAATGCCATCAGGTCGTCGAGCTGGTGGTGACGGGTGTCCGGGTCGCTGGCGTCACCAGCCCAGGCCGCCATCTCGGCGAGCACCGGTCGCAGTCCGGCACCGGTCGGGGTCAACGCGTAGCGGGTGCCCGGCGGGTTGGCGTCGATCACCGTACGGCTGACGATGCCGGCCGCCTCCAGTTCGCCGAGCCGGCGGGCCAGGGTGCTCGGCCCGACCGCCGGGATCGCCCGGCGCAGCTCGTTGAAGCCGGCCGGGCCCGCGAGCAGCGCGTGCACCACGTGCAGCGTCCAGCGGCCCCGGAGCCGACCGACGGCGGCCAGCAGTACGCCCTGCTCCACCTGCACGTCGCCACTGTATCCAGCGACACACTTGTAAAGTGGAGGTAGCTAGTTCTATTTTTTTAGTCATGACAGAGACAATGCAACGAGCCCTGGTCACCGGTGGCACCGGCGGGATCGGCCTGGCCACCGCCCAGGCACTCGCCGGCCACGGCTACGCCGTCACGATCGTCGGCCGCG
The sequence above is a segment of the Solwaraspora sp. WMMD406 genome. Coding sequences within it:
- a CDS encoding winged helix-turn-helix transcriptional regulator: MQVEQGVLLAAVGRLRGRWTLHVVHALLAGPAGFNELRRAIPAVGPSTLARRLGELEAAGIVSRTVIDANPPGTRYALTPTGAGLRPVLAEMAAWAGDASDPDTRHHQLDDLMALMQERWMLELHCALLPGPRRFTDLARDTGVNQVTLTARLADLEQRGLIHRLDDGSYAFSATGEGFHRVGEALARWATDVAPAAG